In Neisseriaceae bacterium CLB008, one genomic interval encodes:
- a CDS encoding type II secretion system F family protein: MTAPRPEPRLWVYRYRLVDLSLPQPEQQGWVVATTATAARALLAGPQRQLLWLRRRWWPLSWSMGTAEVLLFSQQLAALLKAGLPLLQVLGLLAASQPGALMRQLLQQIQQEVAQGRSLTQAVALYQPLFGGLYVAVLAAGELSGRLDEALEDLVHSLTKRQQLQRQLRLALAYPALILSLAGALVLGLIVFVLPSFVTLYEGMGVALPLMTLWLLALVEWAADYALLIWLSPVVLMVGWRRLYARHRGWALWWAQQGLRLPFLGPLRQKIILTRWAHTFAMLHAAGLPLLSLLTNVAQVSQHLVYDLATQAVRQSVSEGQSLYQAMRTTECFPELLLQLILAGEEAGALDELLHRAAVYYGAEVDQSMALLSVWIEPLLLLCLGVIVGVVLLALYLPLFNIGDVIG, from the coding sequence ATGACGGCGCCTCGGCCTGAGCCACGGCTGTGGGTGTATCGCTATCGGCTGGTGGATTTGAGCCTGCCGCAGCCTGAGCAGCAAGGTTGGGTGGTGGCGACGACGGCGACGGCCGCGCGAGCTTTATTAGCAGGGCCGCAGCGGCAGCTGCTGTGGCTGCGGCGTCGTTGGTGGCCGCTCAGCTGGTCGATGGGGACGGCTGAGGTGTTGCTGTTTAGCCAGCAATTGGCGGCCTTATTAAAGGCCGGTTTGCCGTTGTTACAGGTGTTGGGGCTGTTGGCGGCGTCGCAGCCGGGAGCGCTGATGCGCCAATTATTACAGCAGATTCAGCAAGAAGTGGCACAGGGGCGATCGTTGACGCAGGCGGTGGCGCTGTATCAGCCGCTGTTTGGTGGACTGTATGTGGCCGTATTGGCGGCTGGAGAGCTAAGTGGTCGTTTGGATGAGGCGCTAGAAGACTTGGTACACAGCTTGACCAAACGACAACAGCTACAACGGCAGTTGCGCTTGGCTTTAGCCTATCCAGCCTTGATCCTAAGCCTAGCTGGAGCGTTGGTTTTAGGACTGATTGTGTTTGTGTTACCTTCTTTTGTCACGCTGTATGAGGGTATGGGCGTGGCGCTGCCGCTCATGACGCTGTGGCTGCTGGCGCTGGTGGAGTGGGCCGCGGATTATGCGCTGCTGATTTGGTTAAGCCCTGTTGTGTTGATGGTGGGGTGGCGTCGGCTCTATGCGCGTCATCGAGGTTGGGCGCTGTGGTGGGCGCAGCAAGGCTTGCGACTGCCGTTTCTCGGACCATTACGGCAAAAAATCATTTTAACGCGCTGGGCGCATACGTTTGCCATGCTGCACGCTGCGGGCCTGCCGCTGTTGTCTTTGTTGACCAATGTTGCCCAAGTGAGCCAACACCTGGTGTATGATTTAGCCACTCAGGCCGTACGCCAAAGCGTGTCTGAGGGGCAGAGCCTGTATCAAGCCATGCGCACAACAGAGTGCTTTCCTGAACTATTGTTACAATTGATTTTGGCTGGCGAAGAGGCGGGGGCACTGGATGAGCTCTTGCATCGAGCGGCCGTCTATTATGGCGCAGAGGTGGATCAGTCGATGGCGTTGCTGTCGGTGTGGATTGAGCCTTTATTATTGTTGTGTTTAGGCGTGATCGTTGGTGTGGTGCTGTTGGCACTGTATCTACCGTTATTTAATATTGGGGACGTGATTGGTTAA
- a CDS encoding GspE/PulE family protein has protein sequence MAMVDEASALVGVLKWLHEEAHLSLEQVAAVKAYAQQHEVTLAEGCVKSGMVTAVALANGLEAMFGEAQVDLSQTALQSLPCTLVPLALARQHLLMPLSMADGVLCLAVADPGAQPIWQRWAFQYQVRVKLYIASVEALRRLLDEWQGQDTGALQAWAVSEALPLLSTDSGHADGPVAQFIQQAFTRAIQLEASDIHFECFEALHRVRIRVDGQLRLLAKLPAAAWPALVSRLKVMAQLDITLKRQPQDGRLSWQASDGRMLAFRVSTVPTVFGEKVALRLLDMSTTRLTLAQLGLLPQQYTQLQQALLQPHGLILVAGPTGVGKTVTLYACLQALNQEELNIVTVEDPVEMHLSGVNQVSIQAKQGLTFASVLRALLRQDPDVMMVGEIRDLETADVAIKAAQTGHKVFSTVHTYDVCASLTRLLNMGVSAFNVASAVHLLLAQRLVPKLCDCKELIRTSFVLRRQLGFSEEEARGQWQEYGPKGCALCQGRGYKGRIGIFELMVLNEAMQQAVLANASSAQLAQHLAGAQVMRLADAGRRKVMLGETSLVALLSVLGHDGASA, from the coding sequence ATGGCAATGGTGGATGAAGCAAGCGCTCTGGTGGGCGTATTGAAGTGGCTGCATGAAGAGGCACATCTAAGCTTAGAGCAGGTGGCGGCGGTTAAGGCCTATGCTCAACAGCATGAGGTGACTTTGGCAGAGGGCTGTGTCAAGAGCGGTATGGTGACCGCCGTAGCTTTGGCTAATGGCCTTGAAGCGATGTTTGGTGAGGCTCAGGTTGATTTAAGCCAGACGGCGCTACAGTCTTTACCCTGTACGCTGGTGCCGCTGGCTTTGGCGCGTCAGCATTTGCTGATGCCGCTCAGTATGGCAGATGGTGTGCTGTGCTTGGCCGTGGCCGATCCAGGAGCCCAGCCCATCTGGCAGCGCTGGGCTTTTCAATATCAGGTGCGAGTAAAATTGTACATTGCTTCGGTTGAGGCGCTCCGCCGACTTTTAGATGAATGGCAGGGGCAAGATACAGGGGCTTTGCAGGCCTGGGCCGTGAGCGAAGCCTTGCCGCTATTGAGTACAGACAGCGGGCATGCGGATGGTCCGGTGGCGCAGTTTATTCAGCAAGCGTTTACCCGCGCCATTCAGCTTGAGGCCTCCGACATTCATTTTGAATGCTTCGAGGCCTTGCATCGCGTGCGCATTCGGGTAGATGGACAGTTGCGGCTTTTGGCTAAGTTACCAGCCGCGGCTTGGCCAGCTTTGGTGTCGCGCTTGAAAGTTATGGCTCAGCTAGACATTACCCTTAAGCGCCAGCCGCAAGACGGGCGGTTGAGCTGGCAGGCCAGCGATGGGCGAATGCTGGCGTTTCGGGTCAGTACGGTGCCGACAGTGTTTGGTGAGAAGGTGGCCTTACGGCTGTTGGACATGAGCACGACGCGGTTGACCTTGGCGCAGCTTGGCTTATTGCCGCAGCAGTATACTCAGCTTCAGCAGGCGCTGCTGCAACCGCACGGTTTAATCTTGGTGGCGGGACCGACGGGGGTGGGTAAGACAGTAACGCTGTATGCTTGCCTTCAGGCCTTAAATCAAGAGGAGCTGAATATTGTAACGGTTGAAGACCCTGTAGAGATGCACTTAAGCGGGGTGAATCAGGTCAGTATTCAGGCCAAGCAAGGCTTAACTTTTGCGTCGGTTTTACGGGCACTGTTGCGGCAAGATCCAGATGTGATGATGGTGGGCGAGATTCGTGATTTAGAAACCGCAGACGTGGCCATTAAAGCAGCGCAAACGGGCCATAAAGTTTTTTCAACCGTACACACCTATGATGTGTGTGCGAGCCTGACGCGCCTATTGAATATGGGGGTCAGTGCTTTTAATGTGGCCAGCGCCGTGCATCTGTTGTTGGCCCAGCGTTTAGTGCCTAAGCTATGTGACTGTAAAGAGTTGATCCGAACATCATTTGTATTACGCCGTCAGCTTGGTTTTAGCGAAGAAGAGGCAAGAGGGCAATGGCAAGAATATGGACCAAAGGGATGTGCGCTGTGTCAGGGGCGAGGTTATAAGGGGCGCATCGGTATTTTTGAACTCATGGTTTTAAATGAGGCGATGCAGCAGGCCGTCTTGGCCAACGCCAGCAGCGCTCAATTGGCGCAACACCTTGCTGGTGCGCAGGTGATGCGGTTGGCTGACGCTGGACGACGTAAAGTCATGTTGGGCGAAACCTCTTTGGTGGCACTTTTGTCGGTATTGGGTCATGACGGCGCCTCGGCCTGA
- a CDS encoding porin, translating into MKKLLILAALTVPATAMADVTLYGIMKGGMNYKQTKLAGAKDGSTTNVRDYGSRIGFRGNEDLGNGLKAIWQVEQTVSLAGNTTTGWSNRESFVGLTGDFGTLRIGNLRNYFDSDMRQTDAWEYDAGLDWATGLKMYNRHTMRHGSAIRYDSPNFSGFEAALQYISSDNENKEIGGSNSGLDENGKPFTDKAKYILGLKYANAGIYAKYGFMLNNQGYMKDGERKAMQIHRVEAGYNANNLIVSLGYEYGKGVTPFGKATQLATEEALPEGKAVDSHQVVVTSSYTMGNLTPRVTYAHGFKEKNVSTGDKSDNSKYDQVIVGGDYALSKRTTALLNVGWMKFGPSEAKTQQTAVNLGMRHMF; encoded by the coding sequence ATGAAGAAACTGCTTATATTGGCGGCGTTGACTGTGCCTGCCACGGCCATGGCCGATGTGACCCTATACGGTATTATGAAGGGGGGCATGAATTACAAACAGACGAAATTGGCTGGTGCGAAAGACGGCTCTACCACCAACGTGCGTGACTATGGTTCGCGCATTGGCTTTAGAGGCAATGAAGACTTGGGCAATGGCTTAAAGGCCATTTGGCAAGTCGAGCAAACTGTCTCTTTGGCCGGTAATACCACCACCGGCTGGTCCAACCGCGAGTCGTTCGTGGGCTTGACTGGCGATTTCGGTACCTTGCGTATCGGTAATCTACGTAACTACTTTGACAGTGACATGCGTCAGACCGATGCATGGGAATACGATGCTGGCCTAGATTGGGCAACCGGCTTGAAAATGTATAACCGCCACACCATGCGTCATGGTTCTGCCATTCGCTACGACTCGCCTAATTTCTCTGGCTTTGAAGCTGCATTACAGTATATTAGTTCTGATAATGAGAATAAGGAAATCGGTGGTTCAAATAGTGGCCTTGATGAAAATGGTAAGCCTTTTACCGACAAAGCCAAATACATCTTGGGCTTGAAATACGCTAATGCGGGTATTTATGCGAAATATGGCTTTATGTTAAATAATCAGGGCTATATGAAAGATGGTGAACGTAAGGCCATGCAGATTCACCGTGTAGAGGCGGGTTATAACGCCAATAATTTAATCGTCAGCTTGGGCTATGAGTATGGTAAAGGCGTGACCCCATTCGGTAAAGCTACTCAGTTAGCTACGGAAGAGGCCTTGCCAGAAGGTAAGGCAGTTGATTCTCATCAAGTCGTGGTGACTAGCTCTTACACCATGGGTAACCTTACCCCGCGCGTTACCTATGCGCACGGCTTTAAAGAGAAAAATGTCAGTACAGGTGATAAATCAGACAACAGCAAATACGATCAAGTGATTGTAGGCGGTGATTACGCTTTATCTAAGCGCACTACGGCCTTGTTGAACGTGGGTTGGATGAAGTTTGGCCCAAGTGAGGCCAAAACCCAACAAACGGCAGTTAACTTGGGCATGCGCCACATGTTCTAA
- a CDS encoding porin: MKKLLCCALLAVPTAAMADVTMYGLLKGGLDYKKTKRNGEQNGSTTNVRDYISRIGFRGEENLGNGLKAIWQVEQSVSLTGNTNTGWSNRETFIGLKGDLGTVRMGTLRSYFDSDMRNSDPRDYDSVGDWAGGLKMYNRHTIRFGSSIRYDSPKISGFEGSLQYVASDSENNETAGHNEVGNRDKAKYVLGLKYTHAALYAKYALIYDNNGYQDGDQVKAAQIHRIETGYHDGTAFLGLGYEYGKGVASYGDDTQFADKKWTGERAVTSHQVVLTGAYKMGQFTPTLSYAHGFKEKHTGTGEKLNDSQYDQVVVSGTYDLSKRTAALMSAGWIKFGERDDRTQQTALTLGMRHLF; encoded by the coding sequence ATGAAGAAGCTATTGTGTTGTGCCTTATTGGCCGTGCCCACAGCAGCCATGGCCGATGTAACGATGTATGGTTTGCTTAAGGGCGGTCTTGACTATAAAAAAACCAAGCGTAACGGTGAGCAAAATGGGTCGACGACGAATGTGCGCGACTATATTTCGCGCATTGGCTTTAGGGGAGAGGAAAACTTAGGCAATGGCCTGAAGGCGATTTGGCAAGTAGAGCAAAGCGTGTCATTGACAGGCAACACCAATACCGGTTGGTCTAACCGTGAAACATTCATTGGCCTAAAAGGTGATTTGGGTACCGTACGCATGGGTACGCTACGCAGCTACTTCGACAGCGATATGCGTAACAGTGACCCTCGTGATTATGACAGCGTTGGCGATTGGGCAGGCGGCCTTAAAATGTATAATCGGCACACCATTCGCTTTGGTTCATCCATCCGCTATGACTCGCCCAAGATTTCAGGGTTTGAGGGCTCATTGCAGTATGTGGCCTCCGACAGTGAGAATAATGAGACGGCTGGCCATAATGAAGTAGGCAATCGCGATAAGGCTAAATACGTTTTGGGCTTGAAGTACACCCATGCTGCACTATATGCGAAATATGCGCTGATTTATGACAATAATGGCTATCAAGATGGAGACCAGGTTAAGGCCGCACAAATTCACCGTATCGAAACTGGTTATCACGATGGTACGGCCTTCTTGGGCCTTGGCTATGAGTATGGCAAGGGCGTGGCATCATACGGTGACGACACCCAGTTTGCCGATAAGAAATGGACGGGAGAGCGGGCAGTCACGTCGCATCAGGTGGTGCTGACCGGGGCGTATAAAATGGGCCAATTCACCCCGACGCTCAGCTATGCGCACGGGTTTAAAGAAAAACACACCGGAACGGGCGAGAAGCTTAACGACAGCCAATATGATCAAGTGGTGGTGAGCGGTACCTACGATTTATCTAAGCGTACCGCCGCGCTGATGAGTGCTGGCTGGATTAAGTTTGGTGAGCGCGATGATCGAACCCAGCAAACCGCGTTGACCTTGGGTATGCGCCATTTGTTCTAA
- a CDS encoding porin: MKKTLIALALVSLPVAAMADVTLYGQLKGGVDFKQTKVASNKEGTTTNVGDYGSRIGFKGFEDLGNGLKAIWQVEQSVSLAGSTGTKGWSNRETFVGLEGGFGKVRVGNLDNFAKSDMETTDQWEYSDNSPALGLALFNNNNNRYGQSIRYDSPEFAGFYGSLQYTNSDDRANVDGHKTPENGGMNVAKQKDAAVYGVGLGYNYGPYFAKYAFSLDKAGYIQNGDRKDTQIHRVEGGYDANNLLVAVGYEYGKGVQSFRDAFLEEVDVDAPATVNGGEAVKSHQVAVTGAYTMGNLTPKMSYAHGFKEKKAADSVKNDNSKYDQVIIGADYALSKRTTALVSAGWLRIGKGEGKIEQTAGSVGLRHKF; this comes from the coding sequence ATGAAAAAAACTCTGATCGCTTTAGCATTGGTATCACTACCAGTAGCTGCTATGGCAGACGTTACCCTATACGGCCAATTAAAAGGCGGTGTAGACTTCAAACAAACTAAAGTTGCTAGCAACAAAGAAGGTACTACTACCAACGTTGGCGACTACGGTTCACGCATTGGTTTCAAAGGTTTTGAAGACCTAGGCAATGGCTTGAAAGCTATTTGGCAAGTAGAACAGTCAGTATCTTTGGCTGGTAGCACTGGCACTAAAGGTTGGTCTAACCGCGAAACTTTCGTTGGTTTAGAAGGTGGCTTCGGTAAAGTTCGTGTTGGTAACTTAGACAACTTTGCTAAGAGCGACATGGAAACTACTGACCAGTGGGAATACAGCGACAACTCTCCTGCTCTAGGTCTAGCTTTGTTTAACAACAACAATAACCGCTACGGTCAATCTATCCGTTACGATTCTCCAGAATTTGCTGGTTTCTACGGTTCATTGCAATACACTAACTCAGACGACCGCGCTAATGTTGATGGTCATAAAACCCCTGAAAACGGTGGCATGAACGTTGCTAAACAAAAAGATGCAGCAGTATACGGCGTTGGTCTAGGCTACAACTACGGTCCTTACTTTGCTAAATACGCATTCTCTTTGGATAAAGCTGGTTACATCCAAAACGGTGATCGTAAAGACACTCAAATTCACCGTGTAGAGGGTGGTTACGATGCTAACAACCTATTGGTAGCTGTTGGCTACGAATACGGTAAAGGCGTTCAATCTTTCCGCGATGCTTTCTTGGAAGAAGTTGATGTTGATGCTCCTGCAACTGTAAACGGTGGCGAAGCTGTTAAATCTCACCAAGTTGCGGTTACTGGTGCCTACACTATGGGTAACCTAACTCCTAAAATGTCTTACGCTCACGGCTTTAAAGAGAAAAAAGCTGCTGATAGCGTGAAAAACGACAACAGCAAATACGACCAAGTTATCATCGGTGCTGACTACGCTCTAAGCAAACGCACTACCGCTTTGGTATCTGCTGGCTGGTTGCGTATCGGTAAAGGCGAAGGCAAAATCGAACAAACTGCTGGTTCTGTTGGCCTACGTCACAAATTCTAA
- a CDS encoding ComEA family DNA-binding protein, whose amino-acid sequence MFDALLRRSLLFYLLFSLPLWANVNINLASETELSSLSGIGPAKAQAIVAHRLQYGAFTRIEDIQKVKGIGPVLFQRIKDDINVNAQTPNLPRVLRGTQPQPALKKITPIG is encoded by the coding sequence ATGTTTGACGCCTTATTACGCCGCTCACTCCTCTTCTATCTTTTATTCAGCCTCCCGCTTTGGGCCAACGTCAACATCAACCTCGCCAGCGAAACGGAATTAAGCAGCCTCAGCGGCATAGGCCCAGCTAAGGCACAGGCCATTGTGGCGCACCGACTACAGTACGGCGCCTTTACACGCATTGAAGACATTCAGAAGGTTAAAGGCATCGGCCCAGTTCTGTTTCAGCGCATTAAAGATGACATCAACGTCAACGCCCAAACGCCTAATCTCCCGCGCGTACTGCGCGGTACTCAGCCACAGCCAGCCTTAAAAAAAATTACCCCCATAGGCTAA
- the rsgA gene encoding ribosome small subunit-dependent GTPase A, whose product MRDAQIIKSYGRRYVVRLPDETLIDATTRGKRVDYACGDFVDITLINDHQAVIEGYQPRQSLLYRQDAFRTKVIAANVTQLIVVLAAVPTPSETLLQRALLAGEAAHIKVVILLNKADLPETDAWRTRLGFYEALGYPVFVLSALDDVEPLRPLLAGETNIFLGQSGMGKSTLTNALLKEDMARVGDISAALDSGKHTTTHAELFELAEDTYLIDSPGLQEFGLHHLEATQLIHYFPDMAPYVGQCRFHNCSHRQEPGCAIKAAVEADKVKPARLLFLQRVTSELLKDGR is encoded by the coding sequence ATGCGTGATGCACAAATCATCAAAAGTTATGGCCGCCGCTACGTAGTGAGGCTGCCGGATGAAACCCTCATCGACGCCACTACCCGCGGTAAGCGGGTGGACTATGCCTGCGGTGATTTTGTGGACATCACCCTGATTAACGATCATCAAGCGGTGATTGAAGGCTATCAGCCGCGTCAAAGTTTGCTGTATCGGCAAGATGCGTTTCGTACCAAAGTGATCGCCGCCAACGTCACGCAGCTGATCGTGGTGTTGGCCGCCGTACCCACGCCGAGCGAAACATTGTTGCAGCGCGCGCTATTGGCTGGTGAGGCCGCACACATTAAAGTAGTCATCTTATTGAATAAGGCCGACTTGCCTGAAACAGACGCTTGGCGCACTAGGCTTGGTTTTTATGAGGCCCTAGGTTATCCGGTGTTTGTACTGAGCGCTTTAGACGATGTGGAGCCGCTGCGGCCGCTATTGGCGGGTGAGACCAATATTTTCTTGGGTCAATCGGGTATGGGGAAGTCCACCTTAACCAATGCCTTGTTAAAAGAAGACATGGCCAGAGTGGGGGATATTTCCGCGGCTTTGGATTCGGGTAAGCACACGACGACTCACGCCGAGCTTTTTGAGCTAGCAGAAGATACTTATTTAATAGATTCGCCTGGGCTGCAAGAATTTGGACTACACCATTTAGAGGCCACTCAGCTGATTCACTATTTCCCAGACATGGCGCCCTACGTTGGCCAATGCCGATTCCATAACTGTAGCCACAGGCAAGAGCCTGGCTGCGCCATCAAAGCCGCTGTCGAGGCCGACAAGGTTAAACCCGCGCGCTTATTGTTCTTGCAGCGCGTCACCAGCGAGCTCCTTAAAGACGGTCGTTGA
- a CDS encoding M48 family metallopeptidase — translation MSFMQQETVQALFMAFFILSTALKVFLSVRQSRHVLKHDQQVPRRFQQAISLSEHQAAADYTLAKQRLARYQIIFDGFVLLLLTLGGGFNWLAVLSMAVSDGPLTQGLLLICAYILVSFVLSWPLIYYRQFKLESDFGFNQSSLGLFIADQFKGLAFLAVIGLPFVWLVLWFMGVAGGLWWLWAWAATVGFTLFIQWFFPTVIAPRFNRFEPLPEGELKTAVLDLLDQTGFDSQGLYVMDGSKRSSHGNAYFSGMGKHKRIVLFDTLINQLSTDEIVAVLAHELGHFKKKHVQKGMVRRMGFTLIALGLLHAVMQQSGFYAGLGVEVNFASHAMALLLFTLVLPLFTFVFSPIGFMFSRRDEYEADAFACAHSQPEHLISALVTLYKRNASTLTPDPLYAWFYDSHPRAELRIKAIEALATEKEQHHA, via the coding sequence ATGTCTTTCATGCAGCAAGAAACGGTTCAAGCCCTATTTATGGCGTTTTTCATTTTGAGTACTGCACTCAAGGTGTTTTTGTCTGTGCGCCAAAGCCGTCATGTATTAAAGCATGATCAACAGGTGCCGCGTCGATTTCAACAGGCTATTAGCCTAAGCGAGCATCAAGCTGCTGCTGATTATACGCTGGCAAAGCAGCGCTTGGCACGCTATCAGATTATTTTCGATGGCTTTGTCCTATTGTTACTGACCTTGGGCGGCGGCTTTAACTGGCTGGCCGTTTTGAGTATGGCCGTCAGCGACGGCCCCTTAACCCAAGGCTTGCTGCTGATCTGTGCCTATATATTGGTTAGCTTTGTTTTAAGCTGGCCTTTAATATATTACCGCCAATTTAAATTAGAAAGTGATTTTGGCTTTAACCAGAGCAGCCTTGGGTTGTTTATTGCCGATCAGTTTAAGGGTTTAGCCTTTCTGGCGGTGATTGGCCTGCCGTTTGTGTGGTTGGTCTTATGGTTTATGGGTGTGGCCGGCGGCCTGTGGTGGCTGTGGGCGTGGGCAGCGACGGTTGGCTTCACCTTATTCATTCAATGGTTTTTCCCCACCGTGATCGCACCACGGTTTAATCGCTTTGAACCCTTGCCCGAAGGCGAGCTGAAAACAGCGGTATTAGACTTGCTGGATCAAACGGGTTTTGACAGCCAAGGCCTGTACGTTATGGATGGGTCTAAGCGCTCTAGCCACGGCAATGCTTATTTTTCAGGCATGGGTAAGCATAAGCGAATTGTGTTGTTTGATACCTTAATTAACCAGCTCAGCACCGACGAGATTGTGGCGGTCTTGGCCCACGAATTAGGTCACTTTAAGAAAAAGCACGTTCAAAAAGGCATGGTTCGGCGTATGGGCTTTACCCTGATCGCCTTAGGCCTCTTGCATGCAGTGATGCAGCAAAGCGGCTTTTATGCTGGTTTAGGCGTGGAGGTTAACTTTGCGTCACACGCGATGGCATTGCTGTTGTTTACGCTGGTGTTGCCGTTGTTTACCTTTGTGTTCAGCCCGATCGGCTTTATGTTTTCACGACGTGATGAGTATGAGGCAGATGCATTTGCCTGTGCCCATAGTCAGCCTGAGCATTTGATCAGCGCTTTGGTCACCTTATATAAGCGTAATGCCAGTACCCTAACCCCCGACCCCTTATACGCTTGGTTTTATGATAGCCATCCCCGAGCCGAACTCAGAATCAAGGCCATTGAAGCATTGGCGACCGAAAAGGAACAACATCATGCGTGA
- the orn gene encoding oligoribonuclease, translating to MQDKNNLVWLDMEMTGLNPDSDKIIEVAMIVTDQNLNTLAQSEVYAIHQSDDVLNGMDEWNTSTHGRTGLTERVKASTLNEADVEAALLAFMQTWVPEKTTPMCGNTIHQDRRFMARSMPTLEAYFHYRNLDVSTLKELARRWRPEIAKGVIKRGAHQALDDILESIEEMKYYRDHFLKLD from the coding sequence ATGCAAGACAAAAATAATTTAGTTTGGCTAGACATGGAAATGACTGGCCTAAATCCGGACAGCGACAAAATCATTGAAGTCGCCATGATCGTCACCGATCAAAACCTAAACACCCTCGCACAATCTGAGGTGTACGCCATCCACCAAAGCGATGATGTATTAAATGGTATGGACGAATGGAACACCAGCACCCATGGCCGCACCGGCCTAACCGAGCGTGTCAAAGCCTCAACGCTGAACGAAGCCGACGTAGAAGCCGCCCTTCTGGCCTTTATGCAAACATGGGTGCCAGAAAAAACCACGCCTATGTGCGGCAACACCATTCATCAAGACCGCCGCTTTATGGCGCGCTCTATGCCTACCTTAGAAGCCTACTTTCACTACCGCAACCTCGATGTTTCTACTTTAAAAGAGCTGGCCCGTCGCTGGCGCCCAGAAATCGCTAAAGGCGTGATCAAGCGTGGCGCCCATCAGGCCTTAGATGATATTTTAGAATCAATCGAAGAAATGAAATACTATCGCGATCATTTCTTAAAGCTAGATTAA